A single Panthera uncia isolate 11264 chromosome E2 unlocalized genomic scaffold, Puncia_PCG_1.0 HiC_scaffold_19, whole genome shotgun sequence DNA region contains:
- the LOC125915549 gene encoding sialic acid-binding Ig-like lectin 14, whose protein sequence is MVPLLLLPLLFGGEDPEYQLRVQESVTVQEGLCVHVPCSFSYPWKWGYSRMMLYIYWFRDRDTSSNRYLVATNNPQRAVKTEARGRFHLIGDPWAYNCSLRIRDAMRSDEGVYFFRVERGEDVRYTYTDTTMTLRVADLTQEPDIHFPEPLKSGWPTELACSLPGSCGGGRPLTFSWVGAALDSLDPESLHSSVLAFTPRPQDHGTNLTCQVKLPEVQATVERTIRLNVSYAPHNLTISIFFSNVTGAARPRLTLPTSAQPPFFLVA, encoded by the exons ATGgtgcccctgctgctgctgcccctgCTGTTCGGGG GGGAGGATCCAGAGTACCAGCTCCGAGTGCAGGAATCCGTGACCGTGCAGGAGGGTCTGTGTGTCCACGTGCCCTGTTCCTTCTCCTACCCCTGGAAGTGGGGGTATTCCCGGATGATGCTCTACATATACTGGTTCCGGGATAGGGACACCTCAAGCAACCGTTATCTGGTGGCTACAAACAACCCACAGAGAGCAGTGAAGACAGAGGCCCGGGGCCGATTCCACCTCATCGGGGACCCCTGGGCCTACAACTGCTCCCTGAGAATCAGAGACGCCATGAGGAGTGATGAGGGAGTCTACTTTTTCCgagtggagagaggagaagacgTGAGATATACTTACACAGATACGACGATGACTCTGCGGGTGGCAG ACCTGACACAGGAACCCGACATCCACTTCCCGGAGCCCCTCAAGTCTGGCTGGCCCACAGAGCTGGCCTGCAGCCTGCCGGGGTCCTGCGGAGGGGGAAGACCTCTCACATTCTCCTGGGTGGGGGCTGCTCTGGACTCTCTGGACCCCGAGAGCCTGCACTCCTCGGTGCTGGCCTTCACCCCGAGGCCGCAGGACCATGGCACCAACCTCACCTGTCAGGTGAAACTGCCAGAAGTTCAGGCCACCGTGGAAAGAACCATCCGGCTCAATGTCTCCT ATGCCCCCCACAACCTCACCATCAGCATCTTCTTCAGCAATGTCACAG